In a genomic window of Pangasianodon hypophthalmus isolate fPanHyp1 chromosome 1, fPanHyp1.pri, whole genome shotgun sequence:
- the nog2 gene encoding noggin-2, whose amino-acid sequence MRLSRALLLVCALLTLVLLVCARRGADAAHRYLRLRPSPSEHLPVPDLKEDPDPEYDPREQDLSERALRKKLGSGFDGDFMSVSAPAQLLVINASTSTSTTTASPGSSSAYAHAPSGAMPAEIRRLDLTQTPYGLRVKMGKKARRKFLQWLWTHTHCPVVHVWKDLGVRFWPRYVKEGHCFSERSCSLPEGMFCKPAKSVTKTFLRWYCQGFLPQKYCTWIPVHYPIISECKCSC is encoded by the coding sequence ATGCGACTATCCCGCGCGCTGCTGCTCGTGTGCGCGCTGCTGACGCTCGTGCTGCTGGTGTGCGCGCGCCGCGGCGCAGACGCCGCTCACCGCTACCTGAGGCTTCGCCCTTCTCCGAGCGAGCACCTGCCCGTACCGGACCTGAAGGAGGACCCGGACCCGGAGTACGACCCGCGCGAGCAGGACCTGTCAGAGCGCGCGCTGCGCAAGAAGCTGGGAAGCGGCTTCGACGGCGACTTCATGTCCGTGAGCGCGCCCGCGCAGCTGCTCGTCATCAACGCCTccaccagcaccagcaccaccaccGCGAGCCCGGGTTCCTCCTCCGCCTACGCGCACGCGCCCAGCGGCGCCATGCCGGCCGAGATCAGGAGGCTGGACCTGACGCAGACGCCATACGGGCTCCGCGTGAAGATGGGCAAGAAGGCGCGGAGAAAGTTCCTGCAGTGGCTGTGGACGCACACGCACTGCCCCGTCGTCCACGTGTGGAAGGACCTCGGCGTGCGCTTCTGGCCGCGCTACGTCAAAGAGGGGCACTGCTTCAGCGAGCGCTCGTGCTCACTGCCCGAGGGCATGTTCTGCAAACCGGCCAAGTCCGTCACCAAGACGTTCCTGCGCTGGTACTGCCAGGGCTTCCTGCCCCAGAAATACTGCACGTGGATCCCCGTGCACTACCCCATCATCTCTGAGTGCAAGTGCTCCTGCTGA